The Chloroflexaceae bacterium genome contains a region encoding:
- a CDS encoding DNRLRE domain-containing protein, with protein sequence MRSFGPGPMIVGLLLTLATIITVVAAPLMASRTVYLPLVVGSPGSAPVTAGALRVNAPYFAVADVDERFSELAIFWFGAVTPTQNYADVRLGYNDTELYVYVAVFDRRLWYDTTPERADLSAWDAVTLYLDTANGARVSGNSHRFVAQFSGSGGAQYQAAYRASGGGWAPATTAFTTRPGWRGEWMNDETDDRGWAMTFRIPFSSLGLSRRPDDGALWRMALALHDRDDQAGTPIADQFWPPAADFQAPSTWGTLRFGLPAYTPPAVASSQTITIRHGLNGAVVPDVGVGGGAVCGDGLDFWSEWGVSTREAGKPDFNVQNQSDIADWPCFAKYYVTFPLDQLPSGRAIVSARLVLHQFGNSEPSQARPSLIQALTVGADWNERTTNWNNAPLATENVGAGWVEPLATFSGWPGVRREIDVTRGVAEAYAARTPLRLALYSADSAYHSGKYFVSSDTGDWNAVARPTLVVTIGAPAR encoded by the coding sequence ATGCGCTCGTTTGGACCCGGTCCGATGATTGTTGGACTGCTGTTGACGCTGGCAACTATCATTACCGTCGTCGCGGCGCCGCTCATGGCGTCCCGAACCGTTTATCTGCCCCTCGTGGTTGGATCGCCGGGCAGCGCTCCCGTGACTGCGGGAGCGCTGCGGGTCAATGCGCCGTACTTCGCGGTAGCCGACGTTGATGAGCGCTTTTCCGAACTGGCTATCTTCTGGTTTGGCGCCGTGACGCCAACCCAGAATTACGCCGATGTGCGTCTGGGATACAACGACACAGAGTTATATGTATATGTCGCGGTCTTTGACCGGCGGCTCTGGTACGACACGACCCCGGAGCGCGCCGATCTGAGCGCCTGGGACGCGGTGACGCTCTATCTGGACACTGCGAATGGCGCCAGGGTAAGCGGGAACAGCCACCGGTTTGTGGCCCAGTTCAGCGGCAGCGGCGGCGCGCAGTACCAGGCCGCGTATCGCGCGAGTGGCGGAGGCTGGGCCCCCGCCACTACGGCCTTCACCACCCGTCCAGGATGGCGCGGGGAGTGGATGAATGACGAGACCGACGATCGCGGCTGGGCTATGACCTTCCGCATTCCTTTCAGCAGTCTTGGTCTCAGCAGGCGGCCAGACGACGGGGCTCTGTGGCGGATGGCGCTGGCCCTTCATGACCGCGACGACCAGGCCGGAACGCCCATTGCGGATCAGTTCTGGCCCCCGGCGGCGGATTTCCAGGCGCCGTCCACGTGGGGCACGCTCAGATTCGGCCTGCCGGCCTATACGCCTCCGGCGGTTGCATCGTCGCAGACGATCACGATCCGTCACGGCCTGAACGGGGCCGTGGTTCCCGACGTGGGTGTAGGCGGGGGCGCGGTATGCGGCGACGGGCTGGATTTCTGGAGCGAGTGGGGTGTTTCGACGCGAGAGGCGGGCAAGCCCGATTTCAACGTCCAGAATCAGTCGGATATTGCTGACTGGCCGTGTTTCGCCAAGTATTACGTAACGTTCCCCCTGGACCAGTTGCCCTCGGGCAGGGCAATCGTCTCGGCCAGGCTGGTGCTGCATCAGTTCGGCAATTCAGAACCGAGCCAGGCGCGGCCGTCACTGATCCAGGCCCTTACCGTTGGCGCCGACTGGAACGAGCGGACCACGAACTGGAACAACGCGCCGCTGGCGACGGAGAACGTTGGCGCGGGTTGGGTTGAACCACTGGCGACCTTCTCAGGCTGGCCGGGGGTGCGGCGCGAGATTGATGTCACGCGCGGCGTAGCCGAGGCCTACGCCGCGCGCACGCCGCTGCGCCTGGCCCTCTACTCGGCGGATAGCGCCTATCACAGCGGCAAGTACTTCGTATCCTCGGACACCGGCGACTGGAACGCCGTGGCCCGTCCGACGCTGGTGGTGACCATCGGCGCGCCGGCGCGGTGA
- a CDS encoding GHMP kinase — translation MIISRTPLRISFVGGGSDLAAFYRHEPGAVVSVAINKYIYITVNAKFDHQIRASYSVTEIVDHVDDLKHQLIREALKLVGCKRGIEITSISDIPSQGTGLGSSSTYTVGLLNALHAYYGRHAGAERLAREACWIEIERCGEPIGKQDQYIAAYGGLQFIQFNPDESVFVDPVICKPETKRQLEARLMMLYTGVTRQTSGILKEQRANTEQDSSRRLALREMVALAHDLRAALVADDLTAFGEILHEGWMRKRTLASGISNGQIDVWYERAREAGAIGGKILGAGGGGFLLLYAPEERHEAIRAALPGLRQVPVLFEPQGSKIIYVEESSTHPHDGRSVAK, via the coding sequence ATGATCATCTCGCGCACCCCCCTGCGGATCAGCTTTGTTGGAGGCGGAAGCGACCTGGCTGCGTTCTACCGTCACGAACCGGGGGCCGTAGTCAGCGTGGCGATCAACAAGTACATTTATATCACGGTTAATGCCAAGTTTGATCATCAAATCCGCGCGAGCTATTCGGTCACCGAGATTGTGGACCATGTTGACGACCTGAAGCACCAGCTTATTCGCGAGGCGCTCAAACTGGTCGGCTGCAAGCGTGGCATCGAGATCACCTCAATCTCCGACATCCCCTCCCAGGGCACCGGGCTGGGTTCCTCCAGCACATACACCGTTGGTTTGCTCAATGCCTTGCATGCCTATTACGGACGGCATGCCGGGGCCGAGCGGCTGGCCCGTGAGGCTTGCTGGATCGAGATCGAGCGCTGTGGCGAGCCGATTGGCAAGCAGGACCAGTATATTGCCGCCTACGGAGGCTTGCAGTTTATTCAGTTTAATCCTGACGAAAGCGTGTTTGTTGATCCGGTGATCTGTAAGCCCGAGACCAAACGGCAACTTGAGGCCCGTCTGATGATGCTCTACACCGGTGTAACGCGACAGACCTCAGGGATCCTGAAGGAACAGCGCGCCAACACTGAGCAGGACAGCTCCCGGCGCCTTGCCCTGCGCGAGATGGTGGCGCTGGCCCACGATCTGCGCGCTGCGCTGGTGGCGGATGATCTGACGGCGTTTGGCGAAATCCTGCACGAGGGTTGGATGCGTAAACGCACCCTGGCCTCGGGGATCAGCAACGGGCAGATTGACGTCTGGTACGAACGGGCGCGAGAAGCAGGAGCGATAGGCGGGAAGATCCTCGGCGCCGGCGGCGGGGGCTTCCTGCTACTCTACGCTCCCGAGGAGCGCCACGAGGCCATTCGGGCCGCGTTGCCCGGCCTGCGGCAGGTGCCGGTGCTGTTTGAGCCACAGGGGAGCAAGATTATCTACGTCGAAGAATCCTCGACCCATCCGCATGATGGCCGCAGCGTAGCAAAATAA
- a CDS encoding lipopolysaccharide biosynthesis protein, protein MLTWQDVLTYIRLFLRWWFVLALSVALAVGTAWYILRQQPDIYLSQATLMVGNNFEVGAPNQAQVELSNVLASFYAALSKREVILAPVVERLQLPFPWPIISDRMLSTRVDRGANLLEIKITDTNPERAAAIANAIAEELIAYTPNAPEKVAAQQAEISRRIEEAQANLQAVDARIAELEERLKNLTSAIDISDVQQQLQALQLTRQRYLDEYTNLINLSNQTSANTLSLFEAARPPSAPLPQKRALTLATAGLGGLLIAIVAALALDRLDERWRTSSELQSRTGVRSLGELSELPTYATKNWRTESRRQEQLNRLYSNIVHAARSKLPRTLLISSPQNSTARSFVAIEIARMYVRTGHRVLLVDTESDTTHIPHLFDQRANGRNRSDAKGKPFGVPGSLWAYIRETATPNLLVLSGREAGYSRFSELIPMVFWPDMLEHPRKATDVVIFDGPAALAGPDAGLLAPLVDGVILVVSSRSDSRSVVIESRKQLTGGPDTRFLGAVIVTPASRAVQDASTASVNDGGFRVSINRNGITIAVGDPSATSPSPADWAPVPASRLLTVTDTPPETGYANGALDPEPPETITLEDLLELEHGNATAAPDFQRPRTPHPEVIITPPPDEPPSIRVTSHNYRSANALPRRRRARIPNRRHPTDAVNRDDRVANDDKIANNDGKKGTSSHA, encoded by the coding sequence ATGCTTACCTGGCAAGATGTTCTAACATATATACGACTCTTCCTGCGCTGGTGGTTTGTGCTTGCTCTGTCGGTAGCGCTTGCCGTCGGCACGGCCTGGTATATCCTGCGTCAACAACCCGACATCTACCTTTCGCAGGCCACACTGATGGTGGGCAATAACTTCGAGGTCGGCGCGCCGAACCAGGCGCAGGTGGAATTGAGCAACGTCCTCGCCAGTTTTTATGCCGCACTGAGCAAGCGTGAGGTGATTCTTGCTCCTGTCGTTGAACGGCTCCAACTCCCTTTTCCTTGGCCGATCATCAGTGACCGTATGTTGTCCACCCGCGTTGATCGCGGGGCAAATTTGCTCGAAATCAAGATTACTGACACTAATCCAGAGCGCGCGGCTGCCATCGCCAACGCGATAGCGGAGGAGTTGATCGCCTATACCCCCAACGCTCCAGAAAAGGTCGCCGCCCAGCAGGCCGAGATTAGCCGCCGCATCGAGGAAGCGCAGGCCAACCTGCAAGCCGTGGACGCCAGGATCGCCGAGCTTGAGGAACGTCTCAAGAACCTCACGTCGGCGATTGATATCTCGGATGTTCAGCAACAACTCCAGGCGCTCCAATTGACTCGCCAGCGCTACCTTGATGAGTATACGAATCTCATTAATCTCAGTAACCAGACCTCGGCCAATACCCTCTCGCTCTTCGAGGCGGCTCGCCCTCCCTCGGCGCCCCTGCCCCAGAAGCGCGCTCTGACCCTCGCCACCGCCGGCCTCGGCGGGTTGCTGATAGCGATCGTCGCGGCCCTGGCCCTCGACCGCCTCGATGAGCGCTGGCGCACCAGCAGCGAATTGCAGAGCCGCACCGGCGTCAGAAGCCTCGGCGAACTTTCTGAGCTCCCCACCTATGCGACCAAGAACTGGCGGACCGAGAGTAGACGCCAGGAGCAACTCAACCGGCTGTATTCCAACATCGTTCACGCGGCGCGCAGCAAGCTGCCTCGAACGCTCCTGATTAGCAGTCCGCAGAACAGTACGGCCCGTAGCTTCGTCGCGATTGAGATTGCCAGAATGTATGTCCGCACAGGGCACCGCGTGCTGCTGGTCGACACCGAGAGTGATACGACCCACATCCCGCACCTCTTTGATCAGCGGGCGAACGGGCGCAATCGGAGCGACGCCAAAGGCAAGCCGTTCGGCGTTCCTGGCAGTCTGTGGGCCTATATCCGCGAGACGGCTACACCTAACCTGCTGGTGCTGTCGGGCCGAGAAGCCGGCTACTCACGCTTTTCCGAACTGATTCCGATGGTCTTCTGGCCGGATATGCTCGAACATCCGCGCAAGGCAACCGACGTGGTGATCTTCGACGGTCCGGCGGCCCTCGCAGGGCCAGACGCGGGGTTGCTGGCCCCCCTGGTGGATGGGGTCATTCTGGTGGTCAGCAGCCGTTCCGATAGCCGCTCGGTAGTGATCGAATCGCGCAAACAGTTGACCGGCGGGCCTGATACTCGCTTTCTGGGCGCCGTGATCGTCACCCCGGCCTCTCGCGCCGTCCAGGACGCTTCCACCGCGAGCGTGAACGACGGCGGCTTTCGGGTCTCTATTAACCGTAATGGCATAACGATCGCGGTCGGTGATCCGTCCGCCACATCGCCTTCACCCGCCGATTGGGCGCCTGTCCCGGCCTCGCGGCTGCTGACCGTCACCGACACGCCGCCTGAGACCGGCTATGCCAATGGCGCTCTCGACCCTGAGCCGCCGGAAACCATCACGCTGGAGGATCTGCTTGAACTTGAGCACGGCAACGCAACCGCCGCGCCGGATTTCCAGCGCCCCCGGACGCCGCACCCGGAGGTTATCATCACTCCGCCACCTGATGAACCACCCTCGATACGCGTTACCAGCCACAACTACCGAAGCGCCAACGCTCTCCCCCGCCGGCGTCGCGCGCGGATCCCTAACCGTCGTCACCCCACCGACGCGGTCAATCGAGATGATAGGGTTGCCAATGACGACAAGATTGCCAATAATGATGGCAAGAAAGGCACATCATCACACGCATGA
- a CDS encoding HAD family hydrolase, whose product MNRQLSKVQRNVFLDRDGVINENRADHVKSWDEFRWLPGALEGLRLLTKHGFRIFIVTNQAAVNRGLMTHSALAEIHHRMMSIAASYGASITDLRFCPHRPDEACGCRKPRPGMLLDLAREYQVELSTAYMIGDAPSDIATGQAAGCQTILVLSGRSQPDHPELHRHPPTHIAANLLDAARWLCSRPALDPLPAEQLASEHDALHHPAPMLSH is encoded by the coding sequence ATGAACCGGCAACTCTCGAAGGTACAGCGGAATGTCTTTCTAGATCGCGACGGCGTCATCAATGAGAACCGCGCTGACCACGTGAAGTCCTGGGACGAGTTCCGCTGGTTGCCGGGGGCGCTCGAAGGGTTGCGCTTGTTGACCAAACACGGCTTTCGCATCTTTATCGTCACCAACCAGGCTGCTGTTAACCGTGGACTGATGACGCATTCCGCCCTGGCGGAGATTCACCATCGCATGATGAGCATCGCGGCATCGTACGGCGCGTCCATCACCGATCTGCGTTTCTGCCCGCATCGCCCCGACGAGGCCTGCGGCTGCCGAAAACCTCGGCCGGGGATGCTGCTCGATCTTGCCAGAGAGTACCAGGTGGAGCTTTCCACGGCCTATATGATCGGCGATGCCCCGTCCGATATCGCTACCGGGCAGGCTGCGGGCTGCCAGACGATACTGGTGCTGAGCGGCCGCTCGCAACCTGACCATCCTGAGCTGCATCGCCACCCGCCAACGCATATCGCGGCGAACCTGCTGGACGCGGCCCGCTGGCTTTGCTCGCGACCGGCCCTCGACCCGTTGCCCGCGGAACAACTGGCATCCGAGCACGACGCGCTGCACCACCCGGCGCCTATGCTTAGCCACTGA